The following proteins are co-located in the Nonlabens ponticola genome:
- a CDS encoding GAF domain-containing protein — protein MAKKKHDYKNFDAVLSFDKLINQYRNRVENSQNRFKKLYFSALLQAIEKDDFLSVEIEAHNLHEYADSIHLVLAELFPESLTNNEIKAATIPFSTTLFNCTRRLENLLKDAGEDFDFDFMENSQFNQFRLACGIILNKIYNQKLDIGTLIHCEIPDKNGNIRTYRITFNADFVEVIPKNNKPSLDKKAIDGLLRAPDDENLWRSSFPQDSYRFEGFGIISLTDVTVDAAISDLKTILLNNPESQSTQQEQIEKIFQKMFNLDKIHVGFTSFDQYDKSFERMLYSDSHSYMLGTSHEKNCENALCSDSYNAIIKKKKPLIIPDVVVYADEQKNKFLTNNLLEANLKSVILYPVTKNRKLLGVLEIGSEIAYALNSFNATRIDSVIEYIKSALVRAEDEYENRIKAIIQTECTSIHPSVQWKFEKEARRILKLRSEGQDETFKDIRFQDVYPLYGQIDVVGSSDARNNAIKEDLSDQLVIVCEIFEMAKKFEDLPIYDQISFRVFEYRKELTDGKIDANAERSIIKLLTEEINPIMDHLKTLSPDLKNKVVHYQKELDPGSGVIYKKRNNYDNTVQTINEALSRYVDKRQVAAQKIYTHFFERFKTDGVEHNIYVGKSIQSNEEFNPVYLYNLRLWQLQTMIEMEDKFYRIQENLPSQLDAASMILVFDNTLSIRYRIDEKRFDVDGTYNARYEVIKKRIDKAHIKGTEERVTQKGTISIIYTNKENEREYMRYVNFLQHKDYLGDKIERLELEDVQGVIGLKALRINILYGFKASEDRMTYADLIQELHLQQPHNHK, from the coding sequence AACTTTGATGCAGTACTGAGTTTTGATAAGCTCATCAATCAGTACAGAAATCGTGTGGAGAATTCCCAAAACAGATTTAAGAAACTGTATTTCTCTGCATTGTTACAAGCCATTGAAAAAGATGATTTTTTATCTGTTGAAATTGAGGCTCATAATCTTCATGAATATGCAGACTCAATTCATCTTGTCTTGGCAGAGCTTTTTCCCGAATCACTCACTAATAATGAGATTAAGGCGGCTACCATACCTTTTTCCACAACGCTTTTTAATTGCACCAGACGATTAGAGAATTTGTTGAAAGATGCTGGTGAAGATTTTGATTTTGATTTCATGGAGAACTCGCAGTTCAATCAATTTCGTCTAGCATGCGGTATTATTCTCAATAAAATTTATAATCAAAAGCTTGATATAGGTACATTGATCCATTGCGAGATTCCTGACAAGAACGGTAATATTAGGACTTACAGGATTACTTTCAATGCTGACTTCGTAGAGGTAATTCCTAAGAATAATAAACCATCATTAGACAAAAAAGCTATTGATGGATTATTGCGTGCACCGGACGATGAGAATTTATGGAGATCTAGTTTCCCACAAGATAGCTATAGGTTTGAAGGATTTGGTATCATCTCATTGACTGATGTCACCGTTGATGCCGCAATATCAGACCTTAAGACGATATTGCTCAACAATCCTGAATCTCAAAGCACCCAGCAAGAACAGATCGAGAAGATTTTTCAAAAGATGTTCAATCTTGACAAGATACATGTAGGATTCACGTCTTTTGATCAATATGACAAAAGTTTTGAGCGTATGCTTTACAGCGACTCTCATAGCTACATGTTGGGAACCAGTCATGAGAAAAATTGTGAGAATGCCTTATGTTCTGATAGTTACAACGCTATTATAAAAAAGAAAAAGCCACTTATTATTCCTGATGTGGTTGTGTATGCAGATGAACAAAAAAATAAGTTTCTAACAAACAACTTGCTTGAGGCTAATCTTAAAAGCGTCATTCTATATCCTGTAACTAAAAACCGCAAACTTTTAGGTGTGCTTGAGATAGGTAGTGAGATAGCCTATGCACTTAATAGCTTTAACGCTACACGTATAGACAGTGTTATAGAATACATCAAGTCAGCCCTTGTACGTGCTGAGGATGAATATGAAAATAGAATAAAAGCTATCATTCAAACGGAATGTACGTCGATACACCCTAGCGTACAATGGAAGTTTGAAAAAGAGGCTAGAAGAATACTTAAGTTGAGATCCGAAGGTCAAGATGAGACCTTTAAAGATATTCGTTTTCAAGATGTATATCCACTGTATGGTCAAATAGATGTAGTAGGTAGTAGTGATGCGAGAAACAACGCTATTAAAGAGGATTTAAGTGATCAATTAGTGATTGTATGTGAGATTTTTGAAATGGCTAAGAAGTTTGAAGATCTACCTATATATGATCAAATTTCTTTTAGGGTTTTTGAATATCGTAAAGAATTGACTGACGGCAAGATTGACGCAAATGCAGAACGTAGCATCATAAAACTGCTGACTGAGGAGATCAATCCTATAATGGATCATTTGAAAACCTTATCGCCAGATTTAAAGAACAAGGTCGTTCATTATCAAAAAGAGCTGGATCCTGGTAGTGGTGTTATTTACAAGAAACGCAATAATTACGACAATACCGTGCAAACCATCAATGAAGCATTGTCAAGATATGTTGATAAGCGTCAAGTTGCTGCGCAGAAAATTTACACACACTTCTTTGAACGATTCAAGACCGATGGTGTTGAGCATAATATTTATGTAGGTAAGAGCATTCAATCTAATGAAGAATTCAATCCGGTATATCTATATAACTTGAGGTTGTGGCAATTGCAAACTATGATTGAGATGGAGGATAAATTCTATCGCATTCAAGAAAACCTTCCGTCACAACTAGACGCAGCGTCTATGATATTGGTATTTGACAATACTTTGAGCATCCGCTATCGCATAGATGAGAAACGATTTGATGTGGATGGAACCTACAACGCTCGCTACGAGGTAATAAAAAAGCGTATTGACAAAGCGCACATTAAAGGAACGGAAGAACGCGTTACCCAAAAAGGTACCATATCAATTATATATACCAACAAAGAAAATGAACGCGAATACATGCGTTATGTAAATTTCTTACAGCACAAGGATTATTTAGGGGACAAAATAGAAAGACTTGAACTTGAAGATGTACAAGGAGTTATAGGTCTCAAAGCGCTGAGAATAAATATACTCTACGGATTCAAAGCCAGTGAAGATCGAATGACCTATGCAGATCTTATCCAGGAATTACACCTGCAACAGCCTCATAATCATAAGTAG
- a CDS encoding Pycsar system effector family protein, producing the protein MADIFKATDDYVLHLFKDELDEIYVYHNYTHTKRVVKSTQEIIDNSQLDVKEEKALLLAAYLHDTGYIKGADGHEEESAKIAKSFLESQNVEPDTIQLVQQLIRATKFNNQPDGKLEEMLRDADASHFAKDYYFETSELLKQELKLRGKDYSRKEWRKENIQVFTEKHRYYCDYAVKNWNVLKNENLMKLFKKRKKSKQKIKKEQLKVDLKNQSPERAIQTLFRTTLRNHIKLSDIADTKANILLSVNAIIISLALANIIPKLDAVSNRHLLYPTLILILFSVASIILSILSTRPNVTSGEFTDEQVEKREVNLLFFGNFHKVPFKRYEKALMGLLDDKEEVYQSLLKDLWLLGVVLNRKYTLLRWTYTIFMIGIISSVLAFVIAFTTYDYEAVAGVIPG; encoded by the coding sequence ATGGCCGATATATTTAAAGCGACTGATGATTATGTGCTACATCTTTTTAAGGATGAGCTTGATGAAATCTACGTTTATCACAATTACACACATACTAAAAGAGTTGTTAAAAGTACACAGGAAATCATTGACAACTCTCAATTAGATGTTAAAGAGGAAAAGGCTCTATTGCTGGCAGCATATCTGCACGATACTGGCTATATCAAAGGCGCTGATGGACATGAAGAAGAAAGCGCCAAGATCGCAAAATCCTTCCTAGAATCTCAAAATGTCGAGCCAGATACTATTCAATTAGTACAGCAATTGATACGTGCTACAAAATTTAATAATCAACCTGATGGCAAGCTTGAAGAAATGCTGCGTGATGCAGATGCGTCACACTTTGCCAAGGACTACTATTTTGAGACCAGCGAACTACTCAAACAGGAATTAAAGTTAAGGGGTAAGGATTACTCACGTAAAGAATGGCGCAAGGAAAACATTCAAGTATTTACTGAAAAGCACCGGTACTATTGCGATTATGCGGTTAAGAATTGGAATGTTCTCAAGAATGAGAACTTGATGAAACTGTTCAAAAAACGTAAGAAGAGCAAGCAAAAGATTAAAAAAGAGCAACTAAAGGTTGATTTGAAAAATCAAAGTCCAGAGCGAGCCATACAAACGCTTTTTAGAACCACATTGCGTAATCACATCAAATTAAGTGATATTGCTGATACAAAGGCCAATATTCTATTATCAGTAAATGCGATTATTATATCGCTGGCACTAGCCAACATCATTCCTAAACTTGATGCGGTAAGTAACAGACACTTGTTGTATCCTACATTAATATTAATCTTATTTTCCGTAGCTAGTATTATCCTTTCCATCTTGAGTACAAGACCTAATGTAACGAGTGGCGAGTTTACTGATGAGCAAGTGGAGAAGCGAGAAGTTAATTTATTATTCTTTGGAAATTTTCACAAGGTACCTTTCAAGAGATATGAAAAAGCATTGATGGGATTACTTGACGATAAGGAAGAAGTCTATCAATCCTTGTTGAAAGATTTATGGTTGCTGGGTGTGGTACTTAATAGAAAGTACACGTTACTGCGATGGACATACACTATCTTTATGATAGGTATCATATCATCAGTACTTGCTTTTGTAATTGCCTTTACTACTTATGATTATGAGGCTGTTGCAGGTGTAATTCCTGGATAA